One region of Deltaproteobacteria bacterium genomic DNA includes:
- a CDS encoding S-methyl-5-thioribose-1-phosphate isomerase: MKKGDIDAVVVGADRIAANGDVANKIGTYMVAVLAKRHSIPFYVAAPLSTIDMNISDGSFIPIEERTPKEVTHIKDKMITPEGVAVLNPAFDVTPNELVTAIITEKGVVKGDCEKGLKDLFVKD, from the coding sequence TTATGAAAAAAGGGGATATCGATGCTGTCGTTGTCGGGGCCGACAGGATAGCCGCTAACGGTGATGTTGCCAACAAGATCGGAACCTATATGGTAGCAGTGCTGGCAAAGAGGCATTCAATCCCATTTTATGTGGCTGCGCCGCTTTCGACAATTGATATGAATATTTCTGACGGCAGTTTTATTCCCATCGAGGAGAGGACGCCAAAAGAGGTGACACACATTAAAGATAAAATGATTACGCCTGAAGGGGTTGCTGTATTGAATCCCGCCTTTGATGTGACTCCCAATGAACTGGTGACGGCCATTATTACTGAAAAGGGTGTTGTTAAAGGGGACTGCGAAAAAGGACTTAAGGATTTATTTGTGAAGGATTAG
- a CDS encoding shikimate kinase has translation MRKFKETANIILTGMPGTGKSTVGEILAKSLMRPFIDTDLLIQSGEGKRLGEIISHSGMKHFLALEEKYVMAIGATSSVISTGGSVIYSLKAMNKLASSGLIVHLDLNLQKIKERFSCMNERGVARIPGQSMESLYEERLPLYKNHSDLSLDCNNLSPGEIMDKILPAIKNLS, from the coding sequence ATGAGGAAATTCAAGGAGACTGCCAACATCATTCTAACAGGAATGCCCGGCACAGGTAAAAGCACTGTCGGTGAGATCCTGGCCAAAAGCCTGATGAGACCTTTTATAGACACGGACCTGCTCATTCAATCGGGTGAAGGAAAAAGACTCGGGGAAATCATCTCTCATTCAGGAATGAAACACTTCCTGGCCCTTGAAGAAAAATATGTAATGGCTATTGGCGCTACATCATCAGTCATTTCTACAGGAGGAAGCGTCATCTACAGCTTAAAGGCAATGAATAAACTGGCATCATCGGGCCTTATCGTTCACCTCGATCTCAATCTTCAGAAGATAAAAGAACGCTTTTCCTGCATGAATGAAAGAGGCGTGGCAAGGATTCCGGGGCAAAGCATGGAGAGCCTGTACGAAGAAAGGCTCCCCCTTTACAAAAACCATTCAGACCTGTCTCTTGATTGCAACAACCTGTCACCCGGAGAAATTATGGATAAAATACTGCCGGCAATAAAAAACCTTTCCTAA
- the serS gene encoding serine--tRNA ligase: protein MLDLRYLRENWDAAEKKLATRGGACKLDEIKALDEERRDLVAEADSLKEKRNKASREIGRLQKEKGDATPLMAEMKEVSARIKAIDPKLSQIDEKLHALLLTVPNVPHGSVPVGKDEKDNVEIRVWGEKTGFTFKARPHWEIGETLGILDFERGAKITGARFTLYRGGGARLERALINFMLDLHQSEHGYEEVLPPFIVNSESMTGTGQLPKFKEDLFQLEGFDYYLIPTAEVPVTNIFRGEILEAEELPRCFTAYTPCFRSEAGSYGKDTRGLIRQHQFNKVELVKFVSPENSYDELEKLLADAEEVLKRLKLPYRVVNLCTGDIGFSSAKTYDIEVWLPGQECYREISSCSNFEDFQARRAGIRCRPRGEKKTAYLHTLNGSGLAVGRTLLAILENYQQEDGRVVIPEALRPYMGGMAMLEKVT, encoded by the coding sequence ATGCTCGATCTGAGGTATCTCAGGGAAAACTGGGATGCAGCCGAAAAAAAACTCGCCACAAGAGGCGGGGCTTGTAAGCTCGATGAAATAAAGGCGCTTGACGAAGAAAGACGGGATCTCGTTGCTGAAGCGGACAGCCTTAAGGAAAAAAGAAACAAGGCCTCCCGTGAAATCGGGCGCTTGCAGAAGGAAAAGGGGGATGCAACTCCCCTCATGGCGGAAATGAAGGAAGTTTCTGCCCGGATCAAGGCGATAGATCCAAAGCTCTCTCAAATCGATGAAAAACTTCATGCCCTGCTTTTAACTGTTCCTAATGTGCCTCACGGATCTGTTCCTGTCGGGAAAGACGAGAAGGATAATGTGGAAATAAGGGTGTGGGGTGAAAAAACCGGATTTACTTTTAAGGCCAGACCTCACTGGGAAATCGGCGAAACCCTTGGAATCCTTGATTTTGAACGGGGTGCAAAAATAACGGGTGCACGATTTACCCTTTATCGGGGCGGCGGGGCCCGTTTAGAGAGGGCGCTCATTAACTTTATGCTCGATCTGCATCAATCGGAACATGGCTATGAAGAGGTGCTTCCTCCCTTCATTGTTAATAGCGAATCCATGACCGGCACGGGGCAGCTTCCCAAATTCAAGGAAGATCTTTTCCAGCTGGAAGGGTTCGATTATTATCTTATTCCGACGGCTGAAGTTCCTGTTACGAATATTTTCCGGGGAGAAATCCTTGAAGCAGAGGAGTTGCCCAGGTGTTTTACCGCTTATACGCCATGTTTCAGGAGCGAGGCGGGTTCCTATGGCAAGGATACGAGGGGGCTTATAAGACAGCATCAGTTTAACAAGGTGGAACTCGTAAAATTTGTGAGCCCTGAAAATTCTTACGATGAACTGGAAAAGTTGCTTGCAGATGCAGAAGAGGTTTTAAAAAGGTTGAAACTTCCCTACAGAGTTGTTAATCTATGCACCGGTGATATCGGTTTTTCATCTGCCAAGACTTACGATATTGAAGTCTGGCTTCCCGGGCAGGAATGCTACAGGGAAATTTCGTCGTGCAGCAACTTTGAGGATTTTCAGGCGAGGCGTGCCGGTATAAGGTGTCGTCCCCGGGGAGAGAAGAAAACCGCTTATTTGCATACGCTGAATGGTTCCGGGCTTGCTGTGGGGCGAACCCTGCTGGCAATTCTGGAAAATTACCAGCAGGAAGACGGAAGGGTTGTTATTCCGGAAGCGCTAAGGCCTTATATGGGGGGAATGGCAATGCTGGAAAAAGTTACTTAG
- a CDS encoding DUF2155 domain-containing protein: MVRKFTGFSRWQRGYVIPGKNSSVCLDALLFSGLFLLSITGCSDREEKSLPEKPLQRAEVKLEQKTSLPLPSVVTIPEDIRSAWAAIRIEVGYLGRAKKKTLQIAIGEEKEIAGTSLRIKAVSFLPAFQMDGHEITSRSNELENPAAQIEVFDGERQIFKGWLFSLYPTTHAFTHSRYSLTLVEGVAADKR; the protein is encoded by the coding sequence GTGGTAAGGAAATTTACCGGATTTTCCCGGTGGCAAAGGGGGTATGTGATCCCAGGCAAAAACAGCAGTGTTTGTTTAGACGCTCTTTTATTTTCCGGACTATTTCTTCTTTCCATAACGGGATGTTCTGACAGGGAAGAGAAATCCCTTCCCGAAAAGCCACTTCAGAGGGCAGAAGTAAAGCTGGAGCAAAAAACGTCTCTTCCGCTGCCTTCGGTCGTTACGATTCCCGAAGACATCCGTTCTGCCTGGGCAGCAATCAGGATCGAAGTTGGCTACCTTGGAAGAGCTAAAAAAAAGACGCTTCAAATAGCTATCGGTGAGGAGAAGGAAATTGCCGGGACCAGCCTGAGGATCAAGGCAGTCAGCTTTCTGCCTGCTTTTCAGATGGATGGTCATGAAATAACATCGAGGTCGAACGAGCTTGAAAACCCGGCTGCACAAATTGAGGTTTTCGATGGAGAGAGGCAGATATTCAAAGGTTGGCTTTTTTCTCTTTACCCAACGACACATGCCTTTACGCATTCCAGGTACAGCCTTACTCTCGTCGAAGGGGTAGCGGCAGATAAAAGATAA
- the tadA gene encoding tRNA adenosine(34) deaminase TadA → MLQEEDHYYMGLALDEARKSFSEGEVPVGALIVSKGEVFGRGRNRVEKECDPTSHAEMVAIREATSHIESWRLSGATLYVTLEPCTMCIGAIVLARIERLVFGCFDPKSGAVGSLYNIAAEERLNHKVLVTSGVRAAECSGMLKRFFKELRDTRKSCR, encoded by the coding sequence ATATTGCAGGAAGAAGATCACTATTACATGGGGCTGGCCCTTGATGAAGCCCGAAAGTCTTTTTCAGAGGGTGAGGTTCCCGTCGGAGCCCTTATCGTTTCAAAGGGCGAGGTTTTTGGCAGGGGGAGAAACAGGGTAGAAAAAGAGTGTGACCCCACCTCTCACGCCGAGATGGTTGCCATCCGGGAAGCAACATCTCACATAGAAAGCTGGCGCCTGTCAGGTGCGACACTTTATGTTACCCTGGAACCCTGCACCATGTGTATAGGGGCAATTGTCCTGGCAAGGATTGAAAGGCTGGTTTTTGGTTGTTTCGATCCCAAAAGCGGGGCTGTAGGTTCTTTGTATAACATTGCAGCCGAAGAGCGGCTTAACCATAAAGTTCTTGTTACATCCGGCGTAAGGGCTGCCGAATGCAGCGGTATGCTTAAGCGATTTTTTAAAGAACTAAGAGATACCAGAAAGAGTTGCAGATAG
- the dnaX gene encoding DNA polymerase III subunit gamma/tau, with product MSYLVLARKWRPRSFDDIVGQEHVTRTLKNAISSERVAHAYLFTGARGVGKTSAARILAKALNCESGPTTEPCNQCGPCKEISGGSAVDVHEIDGASNTGVDDVRELKESVNYLPSLCRKKVYIIDEVHMLSTSAFNALLKTLEEPPPHVIFIFATTEPHKIPGTILSRCQRFDFKRIPIKIIFDRLNRIVSEEGVEISEKSLMVIAREADGGMRDAQSLLDQVISFSGRKVSDEDVIDVLGVIDMALVQEAASAIIEKDCRKALQVVERLFNFGWDVKEFGKALLGYFRNLAVVRVAPGDKTLIESTDDEVDVMKKVSENVAVENLYLYFDVMARGLDNVVRSLHPKISFEMLLLKMTTLESLVAIEELINLSRNGGGQGDPLPDRPVSPPSPERNKAPQEVPEEKLPRARSVEEAYVSSPAKGPSGKDWKGFVAFVKTKKAVLGPILEHSHLISMDEKTIVLAPENDFSREKVKDESEVLKAFCKEYFGEERAVDVRALEKSVEKINSIHEEQKKKESDLSRKLKKEAAEHPVVLESLEVFKGKIEEIKTEKNINE from the coding sequence ATGTCCTATCTCGTTCTTGCCAGAAAATGGAGGCCCCGGAGCTTTGATGATATTGTGGGGCAGGAGCATGTTACCAGAACTTTAAAAAATGCCATCAGCAGCGAGAGGGTGGCTCATGCTTATCTTTTTACCGGTGCAAGAGGGGTTGGAAAAACCTCTGCCGCCAGGATTCTGGCCAAGGCGCTTAATTGTGAGTCGGGGCCGACGACGGAACCCTGTAACCAGTGCGGGCCCTGCAAGGAGATATCTGGCGGCAGCGCCGTCGATGTCCATGAAATAGACGGTGCTTCCAATACGGGTGTCGATGATGTGAGGGAACTTAAGGAAAGCGTCAATTACCTTCCCTCGCTTTGCCGTAAAAAGGTGTACATCATCGATGAAGTGCACATGCTTTCAACGAGCGCTTTCAATGCGCTTCTCAAAACATTGGAAGAGCCTCCCCCTCATGTTATTTTCATATTTGCAACGACGGAGCCTCATAAAATTCCCGGAACCATTCTTTCCCGGTGCCAAAGGTTCGATTTTAAAAGAATCCCTATAAAAATTATCTTTGACAGGTTGAACAGGATCGTTTCTGAAGAAGGCGTCGAAATCAGCGAAAAGTCACTCATGGTGATAGCAAGAGAGGCTGATGGAGGAATGAGGGATGCCCAGAGCCTGCTTGACCAGGTGATCTCCTTTTCAGGCAGGAAAGTAAGCGATGAAGATGTTATTGATGTCCTTGGTGTGATTGATATGGCCCTTGTCCAGGAGGCGGCAAGCGCCATTATCGAAAAAGATTGCAGAAAAGCCCTGCAGGTGGTGGAGCGCCTTTTCAATTTTGGCTGGGATGTAAAAGAGTTTGGCAAAGCGTTGCTCGGCTACTTTCGTAATCTTGCCGTTGTCAGGGTTGCTCCGGGAGATAAAACCCTTATTGAATCAACGGACGATGAAGTTGATGTGATGAAGAAGGTTTCCGAAAATGTTGCCGTTGAAAACCTCTATCTCTATTTCGATGTTATGGCCAGGGGGCTTGATAATGTGGTCAGGTCGCTTCATCCGAAAATATCTTTTGAGATGCTTCTTCTTAAAATGACGACGCTCGAATCCCTTGTGGCTATAGAGGAGCTAATTAACCTTTCCAGGAACGGTGGTGGGCAAGGCGACCCGCTGCCTGACAGACCTGTATCTCCTCCCTCACCTGAGAGAAATAAAGCGCCGCAGGAAGTTCCTGAAGAGAAGCTCCCCCGGGCAAGAAGTGTTGAAGAAGCCTATGTCTCCTCCCCTGCGAAAGGGCCTTCCGGCAAGGATTGGAAGGGTTTTGTCGCCTTTGTAAAAACTAAAAAGGCCGTCCTCGGTCCCATCCTGGAACATTCCCACTTAATCAGTATGGATGAGAAGACCATTGTCCTGGCTCCGGAAAATGATTTTTCCCGTGAGAAGGTGAAAGATGAATCGGAGGTACTAAAAGCCTTTTGCAAGGAGTATTTCGGCGAAGAGAGGGCCGTCGATGTGAGGGCTCTTGAGAAAAGCGTAGAAAAGATAAACTCGATTCATGAGGAGCAAAAAAAAAAGGAATCTGATTTAAGCCGAAAATTGAAGAAAGAGGCGGCAGAGCACCCTGTTGTTCTTGAATCTTTAGAGGTTTTTAAAGGAAAAATAGAAGAGATTAAAACGGAAAAGAATATTAATGAATAA
- a CDS encoding YbaB/EbfC family nucleoid-associated protein, whose translation MAKGLSGMLKQAQKMQEQMTKLQDEAAKKTTEATSGGGMVTAVVNGKQQLLSLKLEEDVVDPSDIEMLQDLIIAAVNEAMKRSQEEVAAEMSKLAGGMKIPGLF comes from the coding sequence ATGGCTAAAGGATTGTCGGGTATGCTGAAGCAGGCCCAGAAGATGCAGGAGCAGATGACTAAATTACAGGATGAAGCCGCTAAAAAAACAACGGAAGCCACATCCGGTGGCGGGATGGTGACTGCCGTTGTCAATGGTAAACAGCAGCTTTTGTCCCTTAAGCTGGAAGAAGATGTGGTAGATCCTTCTGACATTGAAATGTTGCAGGATCTTATCATTGCTGCCGTGAATGAAGCGATGAAAAGATCTCAGGAAGAAGTAGCCGCCGAAATGAGCAAACTTGCCGGCGGGATGAAAATACCGGGATTGTTCTAA
- the recR gene encoding recombination mediator RecR, which yields MAIFAKAIERLIRELSKFPGVGEKTATRLALHILRSSPEDVHSLSESILAVKEKVRLCTVCFNISDSDVCAICYNETRDSKVVCVVEGPQDVAAIEKTGEFRGRYHVLHGVLSPLDGIGPEDLKIESLVERVVAGGVEEVIMATNPKVEGETTALYVAKLLKPFGVKVTRLAQGLPMGGELEYFDEATVSKALEGRRLI from the coding sequence ATGGCCATTTTTGCAAAAGCGATTGAGAGGTTAATAAGGGAGCTGTCGAAGTTTCCAGGAGTTGGTGAGAAGACAGCGACAAGGCTTGCGCTTCATATACTGAGATCTTCCCCTGAAGATGTTCACTCCTTATCCGAATCCATTCTGGCTGTGAAAGAAAAGGTGCGACTCTGCACTGTCTGTTTTAATATCAGCGACTCTGATGTTTGCGCTATCTGCTATAATGAGACAAGAGATAGCAAGGTTGTCTGTGTTGTTGAAGGGCCGCAGGATGTGGCAGCCATAGAAAAGACCGGGGAGTTTAGAGGCAGATATCATGTTCTGCATGGCGTGTTGTCACCTCTGGACGGTATCGGTCCTGAAGATCTCAAGATCGAAAGTCTCGTTGAGAGAGTTGTTGCCGGCGGGGTCGAAGAAGTTATTATGGCTACAAATCCGAAAGTCGAGGGTGAAACGACAGCCCTTTATGTGGCAAAATTGTTAAAGCCTTTTGGTGTTAAGGTGACCAGGCTTGCTCAGGGTTTACCCATGGGGGGGGAACTTGAATACTTTGATGAGGCAACGGTTTCAAAGGCACTGGAAGGACGAAGACTAATATAG